One genomic window of Quercus lobata isolate SW786 chromosome 9, ValleyOak3.0 Primary Assembly, whole genome shotgun sequence includes the following:
- the LOC115960270 gene encoding inorganic phosphate transporter 1-4: MAKDNLQVLNALDVAKTQWYHFTAIIIAGMGFFTDAYDLFCISLVTKLLGRIYYHVDGAAKPGTLPPNVSAAVNGVAFCGTLAGQLFFGWLGDKMGRKRVYGMTLMLMVICSVASGLSFGHNANSVMATLCFFRFWLGFGIGGDYPLSATIMSEYANKKTRGAFIAAVFAMQGFGIMAGGIFAIIISSAFKARFDAPAYEVDAPGSTVSQADFVWRIILMVGALPAALTYYWRMKMPETARYTALVAKNAKQAASDMSKVLQVDLEAEQQKVEQITEKPANAFGLFSREFLRRHGLHLLGTTSTWFLLDIAFYSQNLFQKDIFSAIGWIPPAKTMNAIEEVYRIARAQTLIALCSTVPGYWFTVAFIDKIGRFAIQLMGFFFMTVFMFALAIPYNHWTHKDNRIGFVMMYSLTFFFANFGPNATTFVVPAEIFPARLRSTCHGISAASGKLGAMVGAFGFLYLAQSQDKTKTDAGYPAGIGVKNSLLVLGGINFLGILFTFLVPESKGKSLEEMSRENEDENGEGPELEQTSSFNSRTVPVY, translated from the coding sequence ATGGCCAAGGACAATTTACAGGTGCTAAATGCGCTTGATGTAGCAAAAACACAATGGTATCATTTTACTGCAATCATCATTGCTGGAATGGGATTCTTCACCGATGCATATGATTTATTTTGCATCTCTCTTGTGACAAAGTTGCTTGGCCGCATATACTACCATGTTGATGGAGCAGCAAAGCCTGGCACGTTGCCTCCCAATGTCTCAGCTGCTGTTAATGGTGTAGCATTCTGTGGAACTCTAGCTGGTCAGCTCTTCTTCGGGTGGCTTGGAGATAAGATGGGCCGGAAGCGAGTCTATGGTATGACTCTCATGCTCATGGTTATATGCTCTGTTGCTTCAGGTCTTTCCTTCGGCCACAATGCAAACTCTGTCATGGCAACACTTTGCTTCTTCCGGTTCTGGCTTGGTTTTGGAATTGGTGGTGACTACCCACTTTCTGCCACCATCATGTCCGAATATGCTAATAAAAAGACTCGTGGTGCCTTCATTGCTGCAGTCTTTGCTATGCAGGGCTTTGGAATTATGGCTGGTGGTATATTTGCAATTATTATTTCATCCGCATTTAAGGCCAGGTTTGACGCTCCAGCCTATGAGGTTGATGCACCTGGCTCAACTGTTTCACAAGCAGATTTTGTTTGGAGGATTATTCTAATGGTTGGAGCACTTCCTGCTGCACTCACTTATTACTGGAGGATGAAGATGCCTGAAACAGCCCGTTACACAGCCCTTGTTGCCAAGAATGCAAAACAGGCTGCATCTGATATGTCAAAGGTCCTTCAGGTTGACCTTGAAGCAGAACAACAAAAGGTAGAACAAATAACTGAAAAACCAGCCAATGCATTTGGTTTGTTCTCAAGGGAGTTTCTTCGTCGCCATGGACTTCACTTGCTTGGGACAACAAGCACATGGTTCTTGCTTGACATTGCATTTTACAGCCAAAATCTGTTCCAAAAGGATATTTTCAGTGCAATTGGATGGATTCCTCCTGCAAAGACCATGAATGCCATCGAGGAGGTTTATAGAATTGCAAGGGCACAAACACTGATTGCTTTGTGCAGTACTGTCCCAGGGTACTGGTTTACAGTGGCTTTCATTGACAAGATAGGAAGGTTTGCTATCCAACTGATGGGTTTCTTCTTCATGACAGTGTTTATGTTTGCCCTGGCCATTCCATACAACCACTGGACTCATAAGGATAACCGCATTGGATTTGTGATGATGTATTCGTTAACTTTCTTCTTTGCAAATTTCGGGCCTAATGCCACCACATTTGTTGTGCCAGCTGAGATTTTCCCGGCTAGATTGAGGTCTACTTGCCACGGCATATCAGCAGCATCTGGGAAACTTGGGGCTATGGTTGGTGCATTTGGGTTTTTGTATTTGGCTCAAAGCCAGGACAAGACCAAAACAGATGCAGGGTACCCTgctggaattggagtgaagaatTCACTCCTTGTGTTGGGTGGAATCAACTTCTTGGGAATTTTGTTTACTTTCTTGGTGCCTGAATCGAAAGGTAAATCTTTGGAGGAGATGTCTAGGGAGAATGAGGATGAAAATGGAGAAGGTCCAGAATTGGAACAAACATCTTCTTTTAATAGCAGGACAGTTCCTGTTTATTAG